A single Panthera tigris isolate Pti1 chromosome A3, P.tigris_Pti1_mat1.1, whole genome shotgun sequence DNA region contains:
- the TTC31 gene encoding tetratricopeptide repeat protein 31 isoform X2 has protein sequence MAPIPKTVGRIKLDCPLRSGCPLEVAAVPKLCKEFGPEDYGAEDIVDFLRRLVESDPQGLHRIHVDGSSGRLQLWHHGGACRGRAQGSRLVPWGGLALRYSSLSCSFFFPFSLSLLTDYLLDHFCDEAKTPGQSDRDKGAEGLGTYCGLRKSFLYPPQGSEPCEPCPHFPSASASASGGSDSLLEVAMPQKLLLTEEEANHLAEELVAEEERLKQKAEKKRLKKKRQKDRRRQERLEQEGGEPKLKATPDRDGSPPSSPGNPAQGQCGEEEDLLDLSSTFVSLALRKVGDWPPSARRDKGLSQEPRGKSLGPQEKMGQEEGSSPIEERPRQTPKAEASPGLPAAALQQSQELAKLGTSLAQNGFYHKAVFLFTEALKLNPRDHRLFGNRSFCHERLGQPMWALADAQVALTLQPGWPRGLFRLGKALMGLQRFEEAAAVFQETLRGGSQPDAARELHSCLLHLALNQRGGIRVPHLTTGFPQPFSHAEPGTTSLPSVSRPPSTAPRAPGLLSLPLRFPPCHLSHPNWTLPQIQTRRPHPLQDPSKGSGVLGLGPQHLPQAR, from the exons ATGGCGCCGATTCCGAAGACTGTGGGGCGGATAAAGCTAG ACTGTCCTCTGCGGTCTGGCTGTCCGCTGGAGGTCGCTGCTGTCCCCAAACTCTGCAAGGAATTCGGTCCTGAAGACTACGGCGCAGAG gacaTAGTGGATTTTCTTCGACGGCTTGTGGAGAGTGATCCCCAGGGCCTGCACCGGATCCATGTGGATGGGAGCAGCGGGCGGCTGCAGCTGTGGCACCATGGTGGGGCGTGCAGGGGCCGGGCCCAGGGATCGAGGCTGGTACCCTGGGGAGGGCTGGCCCTCAGATACTCCTCTCTctcatgttcctttttctttcccttttccttatcCCTCCTGACAGATTACCTCCTGGACCATTTCTGTGATGAGGCTAAAACACCTggacagagtgacagagacaaAGGGGCCGAGGGACTGGGCACCTACTGTGGTCTCCGAAAGTCCTTCCTGTATCCTCCCCAAGGGTCTGAGCCCTGTGAGCCCTGCCCTCatttcccctctgcctctgcatCTGCCTCCGGTGGCTCAGACAGCCTACTTGAGGTGGCCATGCCCCAGAAACTCCTGCTGACTGAAGAG gaagccaaCCACCTGGCTGAGGAGCTGGTGGCTGAGGAGGAGCGCCTgaaacagaaagcagagaagaaacGACTCAAGAAGAAG CGTCAAAAGGATCGCAGGCGACAGGAACGCTTGGAGCAGGAGGGTGGGGAGCCCAAG CTCAAGGCCACCCCAGATAGAGATGGGAGCCCCCCATCTAGCCCCGGGAACCCTGCTCAGGGACAGTGTGGTGAGGAAGAG GACTTACTGGATCTATCTAGCACTTTCGTGTCTCTGGCTTTGCGCAAGGTTGGGGATTGGCCCCCCAGTGCCCGCAGAGACAAGGGACTGAGCCAGGAGCCCCGAGGCAAAAGTCTGGGCCCCCAAGAGAAGATGGGCCAGGAGGAAGGGAGCTCTCCAATAGAAGAAAGGCCCAGGCAGACCCCTAAGGCAGAG GCATCTCCAGGACTACCGGCAGCTGCCTTACAGCAGAGCCAGGAGCTGGCAA agctgGGTACCAGCTTGGCCCAAAATGGTTTCTACCACAAGGCTGTGTTTCTTTTTACCGAGGCCTTGAAGCTCAACCCTCGGGATCATCG GTTATTTGGAAACCGCTCTTTCTGCCATGAACGGCTGGGTCAACCAATGTGGGCCCTGGCTGATGCCCAGGTGGCCCTTACTCTGCAACCTGGCTGGCCCCGAGGCCTCTTCCGCCTGGGCAAGGCCTTGATGGGACTGCAG CGTTTTGAAGAGGCAGCTGCTGTATTCCAGGAGACTCTGAGAGGCGGCTCCCAGCCTGACGCAGCCCGGGAGCTCCACTCTTGCCTTCTGCACCTCGCCCTG AATCAGCGAGGAGGAATCCGGGTGCCACATCTGACAACTGGGTTCCCGCAACCATTTTCCCATGCTGAGCCGGGCACCACAAGTCTCCCGTCTGTCAGTCGCCCTCCCAGCACCGCTCCAAGAGCTCCTGGCCTTCTGTCTCTACCCTTGCGTTTTCCCCCATGTCATCTGAGCCACCCCAACTGGACCCTGCCCCAAATTCAGACTAGAAGACCGCACCCTCTCCAGGACCCCTCAAAGGGCTCTGGTGTGCTAGGACTTGGGCCCCAGCATCTACCTCAGGCCAGATGA
- the TTC31 gene encoding tetratricopeptide repeat protein 31 isoform X1 translates to MAPIPKTVGRIKLDCPLRSGCPLEVAAVPKLCKEFGPEDYGAEDIVDFLRRLVESDPQGLHRIHVDGSSGRLQLWHHGGACRGRAQGSRLVPWGGLALRYSSLSCSFFFPFSLSLLTDYLLDHFCDEAKTPGQSDRDKGAEGLGTYCGLRKSFLYPPQGSEPCEPCPHFPSASASASGGSDSLLEVAMPQKLLLTEEEANHLAEELVAEEERLKQKAEKKRLKKKRQKDRRRQERLEQEGGEPKLKATPDRDGSPPSSPGNPAQGQCGEEEDLLDLSSTFVSLALRKVGDWPPSARRDKGLSQEPRGKSLGPQEKMGQEEGSSPIEERPRQTPKAEASPGLPAAALQQSQELAKLGTSLAQNGFYHKAVFLFTEALKLNPRDHRLFGNRSFCHERLGQPMWALADAQVALTLQPGWPRGLFRLGKALMGLQRFEEAAAVFQETLRGGSQPDAARELHSCLLHLALQNQRGGIRVPHLTTGFPQPFSHAEPGTTSLPSVSRPPSTAPRAPGLLSLPLRFPPCHLSHPNWTLPQIQTRRPHPLQDPSKGSGVLGLGPQHLPQAR, encoded by the exons ATGGCGCCGATTCCGAAGACTGTGGGGCGGATAAAGCTAG ACTGTCCTCTGCGGTCTGGCTGTCCGCTGGAGGTCGCTGCTGTCCCCAAACTCTGCAAGGAATTCGGTCCTGAAGACTACGGCGCAGAG gacaTAGTGGATTTTCTTCGACGGCTTGTGGAGAGTGATCCCCAGGGCCTGCACCGGATCCATGTGGATGGGAGCAGCGGGCGGCTGCAGCTGTGGCACCATGGTGGGGCGTGCAGGGGCCGGGCCCAGGGATCGAGGCTGGTACCCTGGGGAGGGCTGGCCCTCAGATACTCCTCTCTctcatgttcctttttctttcccttttccttatcCCTCCTGACAGATTACCTCCTGGACCATTTCTGTGATGAGGCTAAAACACCTggacagagtgacagagacaaAGGGGCCGAGGGACTGGGCACCTACTGTGGTCTCCGAAAGTCCTTCCTGTATCCTCCCCAAGGGTCTGAGCCCTGTGAGCCCTGCCCTCatttcccctctgcctctgcatCTGCCTCCGGTGGCTCAGACAGCCTACTTGAGGTGGCCATGCCCCAGAAACTCCTGCTGACTGAAGAG gaagccaaCCACCTGGCTGAGGAGCTGGTGGCTGAGGAGGAGCGCCTgaaacagaaagcagagaagaaacGACTCAAGAAGAAG CGTCAAAAGGATCGCAGGCGACAGGAACGCTTGGAGCAGGAGGGTGGGGAGCCCAAG CTCAAGGCCACCCCAGATAGAGATGGGAGCCCCCCATCTAGCCCCGGGAACCCTGCTCAGGGACAGTGTGGTGAGGAAGAG GACTTACTGGATCTATCTAGCACTTTCGTGTCTCTGGCTTTGCGCAAGGTTGGGGATTGGCCCCCCAGTGCCCGCAGAGACAAGGGACTGAGCCAGGAGCCCCGAGGCAAAAGTCTGGGCCCCCAAGAGAAGATGGGCCAGGAGGAAGGGAGCTCTCCAATAGAAGAAAGGCCCAGGCAGACCCCTAAGGCAGAG GCATCTCCAGGACTACCGGCAGCTGCCTTACAGCAGAGCCAGGAGCTGGCAA agctgGGTACCAGCTTGGCCCAAAATGGTTTCTACCACAAGGCTGTGTTTCTTTTTACCGAGGCCTTGAAGCTCAACCCTCGGGATCATCG GTTATTTGGAAACCGCTCTTTCTGCCATGAACGGCTGGGTCAACCAATGTGGGCCCTGGCTGATGCCCAGGTGGCCCTTACTCTGCAACCTGGCTGGCCCCGAGGCCTCTTCCGCCTGGGCAAGGCCTTGATGGGACTGCAG CGTTTTGAAGAGGCAGCTGCTGTATTCCAGGAGACTCTGAGAGGCGGCTCCCAGCCTGACGCAGCCCGGGAGCTCCACTCTTGCCTTCTGCACCTCGCCCTG cAGAATCAGCGAGGAGGAATCCGGGTGCCACATCTGACAACTGGGTTCCCGCAACCATTTTCCCATGCTGAGCCGGGCACCACAAGTCTCCCGTCTGTCAGTCGCCCTCCCAGCACCGCTCCAAGAGCTCCTGGCCTTCTGTCTCTACCCTTGCGTTTTCCCCCATGTCATCTGAGCCACCCCAACTGGACCCTGCCCCAAATTCAGACTAGAAGACCGCACCCTCTCCAGGACCCCTCAAAGGGCTCTGGTGTGCTAGGACTTGGGCCCCAGCATCTACCTCAGGCCAGATGA
- the TTC31 gene encoding tetratricopeptide repeat protein 31 isoform X4 yields the protein MAPIPKTVGRIKLDCPLRSGCPLEVAAVPKLCKEFGPEDYGAEDIVDFLRRLVESDPQGLHRIHVDGSSGRLQLWHHDYLLDHFCDEAKTPGQSDRDKGAEGLGTYCGLRKSFLYPPQGSEPCEPCPHFPSASASASGGSDSLLEVAMPQKLLLTEEEANHLAEELVAEEERLKQKAEKKRLKKKRQKDRRRQERLEQEGGEPKLKATPDRDGSPPSSPGNPAQGQCGEEEDLLDLSSTFVSLALRKVGDWPPSARRDKGLSQEPRGKSLGPQEKMGQEEGSSPIEERPRQTPKAEASPGLPAAALQQSQELAKLGTSLAQNGFYHKAVFLFTEALKLNPRDHRLFGNRSFCHERLGQPMWALADAQVALTLQPGWPRGLFRLGKALMGLQRFEEAAAVFQETLRGGSQPDAARELHSCLLHLALNQRGGIRVPHLTTGFPQPFSHAEPGTTSLPSVSRPPSTAPRAPGLLSLPLRFPPCHLSHPNWTLPQIQTRRPHPLQDPSKGSGVLGLGPQHLPQAR from the exons ATGGCGCCGATTCCGAAGACTGTGGGGCGGATAAAGCTAG ACTGTCCTCTGCGGTCTGGCTGTCCGCTGGAGGTCGCTGCTGTCCCCAAACTCTGCAAGGAATTCGGTCCTGAAGACTACGGCGCAGAG gacaTAGTGGATTTTCTTCGACGGCTTGTGGAGAGTGATCCCCAGGGCCTGCACCGGATCCATGTGGATGGGAGCAGCGGGCGGCTGCAGCTGTGGCACCATG ATTACCTCCTGGACCATTTCTGTGATGAGGCTAAAACACCTggacagagtgacagagacaaAGGGGCCGAGGGACTGGGCACCTACTGTGGTCTCCGAAAGTCCTTCCTGTATCCTCCCCAAGGGTCTGAGCCCTGTGAGCCCTGCCCTCatttcccctctgcctctgcatCTGCCTCCGGTGGCTCAGACAGCCTACTTGAGGTGGCCATGCCCCAGAAACTCCTGCTGACTGAAGAG gaagccaaCCACCTGGCTGAGGAGCTGGTGGCTGAGGAGGAGCGCCTgaaacagaaagcagagaagaaacGACTCAAGAAGAAG CGTCAAAAGGATCGCAGGCGACAGGAACGCTTGGAGCAGGAGGGTGGGGAGCCCAAG CTCAAGGCCACCCCAGATAGAGATGGGAGCCCCCCATCTAGCCCCGGGAACCCTGCTCAGGGACAGTGTGGTGAGGAAGAG GACTTACTGGATCTATCTAGCACTTTCGTGTCTCTGGCTTTGCGCAAGGTTGGGGATTGGCCCCCCAGTGCCCGCAGAGACAAGGGACTGAGCCAGGAGCCCCGAGGCAAAAGTCTGGGCCCCCAAGAGAAGATGGGCCAGGAGGAAGGGAGCTCTCCAATAGAAGAAAGGCCCAGGCAGACCCCTAAGGCAGAG GCATCTCCAGGACTACCGGCAGCTGCCTTACAGCAGAGCCAGGAGCTGGCAA agctgGGTACCAGCTTGGCCCAAAATGGTTTCTACCACAAGGCTGTGTTTCTTTTTACCGAGGCCTTGAAGCTCAACCCTCGGGATCATCG GTTATTTGGAAACCGCTCTTTCTGCCATGAACGGCTGGGTCAACCAATGTGGGCCCTGGCTGATGCCCAGGTGGCCCTTACTCTGCAACCTGGCTGGCCCCGAGGCCTCTTCCGCCTGGGCAAGGCCTTGATGGGACTGCAG CGTTTTGAAGAGGCAGCTGCTGTATTCCAGGAGACTCTGAGAGGCGGCTCCCAGCCTGACGCAGCCCGGGAGCTCCACTCTTGCCTTCTGCACCTCGCCCTG AATCAGCGAGGAGGAATCCGGGTGCCACATCTGACAACTGGGTTCCCGCAACCATTTTCCCATGCTGAGCCGGGCACCACAAGTCTCCCGTCTGTCAGTCGCCCTCCCAGCACCGCTCCAAGAGCTCCTGGCCTTCTGTCTCTACCCTTGCGTTTTCCCCCATGTCATCTGAGCCACCCCAACTGGACCCTGCCCCAAATTCAGACTAGAAGACCGCACCCTCTCCAGGACCCCTCAAAGGGCTCTGGTGTGCTAGGACTTGGGCCCCAGCATCTACCTCAGGCCAGATGA
- the TTC31 gene encoding tetratricopeptide repeat protein 31 isoform X3: protein MAPIPKTVGRIKLDCPLRSGCPLEVAAVPKLCKEFGPEDYGAEDIVDFLRRLVESDPQGLHRIHVDGSSGRLQLWHHDYLLDHFCDEAKTPGQSDRDKGAEGLGTYCGLRKSFLYPPQGSEPCEPCPHFPSASASASGGSDSLLEVAMPQKLLLTEEEANHLAEELVAEEERLKQKAEKKRLKKKRQKDRRRQERLEQEGGEPKLKATPDRDGSPPSSPGNPAQGQCGEEEDLLDLSSTFVSLALRKVGDWPPSARRDKGLSQEPRGKSLGPQEKMGQEEGSSPIEERPRQTPKAEASPGLPAAALQQSQELAKLGTSLAQNGFYHKAVFLFTEALKLNPRDHRLFGNRSFCHERLGQPMWALADAQVALTLQPGWPRGLFRLGKALMGLQRFEEAAAVFQETLRGGSQPDAARELHSCLLHLALQNQRGGIRVPHLTTGFPQPFSHAEPGTTSLPSVSRPPSTAPRAPGLLSLPLRFPPCHLSHPNWTLPQIQTRRPHPLQDPSKGSGVLGLGPQHLPQAR from the exons ATGGCGCCGATTCCGAAGACTGTGGGGCGGATAAAGCTAG ACTGTCCTCTGCGGTCTGGCTGTCCGCTGGAGGTCGCTGCTGTCCCCAAACTCTGCAAGGAATTCGGTCCTGAAGACTACGGCGCAGAG gacaTAGTGGATTTTCTTCGACGGCTTGTGGAGAGTGATCCCCAGGGCCTGCACCGGATCCATGTGGATGGGAGCAGCGGGCGGCTGCAGCTGTGGCACCATG ATTACCTCCTGGACCATTTCTGTGATGAGGCTAAAACACCTggacagagtgacagagacaaAGGGGCCGAGGGACTGGGCACCTACTGTGGTCTCCGAAAGTCCTTCCTGTATCCTCCCCAAGGGTCTGAGCCCTGTGAGCCCTGCCCTCatttcccctctgcctctgcatCTGCCTCCGGTGGCTCAGACAGCCTACTTGAGGTGGCCATGCCCCAGAAACTCCTGCTGACTGAAGAG gaagccaaCCACCTGGCTGAGGAGCTGGTGGCTGAGGAGGAGCGCCTgaaacagaaagcagagaagaaacGACTCAAGAAGAAG CGTCAAAAGGATCGCAGGCGACAGGAACGCTTGGAGCAGGAGGGTGGGGAGCCCAAG CTCAAGGCCACCCCAGATAGAGATGGGAGCCCCCCATCTAGCCCCGGGAACCCTGCTCAGGGACAGTGTGGTGAGGAAGAG GACTTACTGGATCTATCTAGCACTTTCGTGTCTCTGGCTTTGCGCAAGGTTGGGGATTGGCCCCCCAGTGCCCGCAGAGACAAGGGACTGAGCCAGGAGCCCCGAGGCAAAAGTCTGGGCCCCCAAGAGAAGATGGGCCAGGAGGAAGGGAGCTCTCCAATAGAAGAAAGGCCCAGGCAGACCCCTAAGGCAGAG GCATCTCCAGGACTACCGGCAGCTGCCTTACAGCAGAGCCAGGAGCTGGCAA agctgGGTACCAGCTTGGCCCAAAATGGTTTCTACCACAAGGCTGTGTTTCTTTTTACCGAGGCCTTGAAGCTCAACCCTCGGGATCATCG GTTATTTGGAAACCGCTCTTTCTGCCATGAACGGCTGGGTCAACCAATGTGGGCCCTGGCTGATGCCCAGGTGGCCCTTACTCTGCAACCTGGCTGGCCCCGAGGCCTCTTCCGCCTGGGCAAGGCCTTGATGGGACTGCAG CGTTTTGAAGAGGCAGCTGCTGTATTCCAGGAGACTCTGAGAGGCGGCTCCCAGCCTGACGCAGCCCGGGAGCTCCACTCTTGCCTTCTGCACCTCGCCCTG cAGAATCAGCGAGGAGGAATCCGGGTGCCACATCTGACAACTGGGTTCCCGCAACCATTTTCCCATGCTGAGCCGGGCACCACAAGTCTCCCGTCTGTCAGTCGCCCTCCCAGCACCGCTCCAAGAGCTCCTGGCCTTCTGTCTCTACCCTTGCGTTTTCCCCCATGTCATCTGAGCCACCCCAACTGGACCCTGCCCCAAATTCAGACTAGAAGACCGCACCCTCTCCAGGACCCCTCAAAGGGCTCTGGTGTGCTAGGACTTGGGCCCCAGCATCTACCTCAGGCCAGATGA